Proteins from one Malania oleifera isolate guangnan ecotype guangnan chromosome 4, ASM2987363v1, whole genome shotgun sequence genomic window:
- the LOC131153943 gene encoding probable BOI-related E3 ubiquitin-protein ligase 3: MGIQSQQISQDWMEIGCGFDDELCFNLQQQYKQHMQHQQRNQTLFFDNRNQFSISKTKVNNSNDNQCMAYSWSLASHPEKHIQEIDGLISSQNETLRLTLQKQTRQQLGILLGEFESTTLPLLRQKEEEIAQAVIRTIELEDFLRRLETEKEVWQRLAEEKEAMVVSLNVTFTEMRENLCGFFHDEGEDAGSFWDENRAETEEERVGEEEGEGDGERVEKRSGRMLCQRCNSRRSCMLFLPCRHLCSCKACEAFLNSCPVCTSIKKAVMEVLTS; this comes from the exons ATGGGCATTCAGTCGCAGCAAATTTCACAGGATTGGATGGAAATCGGGTGTGGGTTTGATGATGAGTTATGTTTCAATCTTCAGCAGCAATACAAACAACACATGCAGCACCAGCAGAGAAATCAAACTCTGTTTTTTGACAACAGGAATCAGTTCTCCATTTCAAAAACCAAGGTCAACAATAGCAATGATAATCAATGCATGGCATATTCTTGGAGCTTAGCTTCTCATCCGGAGAAACATATACAAGAGATTGATGGACTTATCAGCTCACAG AATGAGACGTTGAGATTGACCTTGCAGAAGCAGACAAGGCAGCAACTTGGAATCCTATTAGGCGAATTTGAATCAACAACATTACCTTTACTGAGACAGAAGGAGGAAGAAATAGCACAAGCGGTGATTAGGACCATTGAGCTAGAAGATTTCCTGAGAAGATTGGAGACGGAGAAAGAAGTGTGGCAGAGATTAGCAGAGGAGAAGGAGGCCATGGTTGTTTCGCTTAATGTCACATTTACGGAAATGAGAGAGAATCTGTGTGGTTTCTTCCACGATGAAGGGGAGGACGCAGGGTCATTCTGGGACGAGAACAGAGCAGAAACAGAGGAAGAAAGAGTTGGGGAGGAAGAAGGAGAAGGTGATGGCGAAAGGGTGGAAAAGAGAAGTGGAAGGATGCTTTGTCAAAGGTGCAATTCTAGGAGATCGTGCATGCTCTTCCTTCCTTGCAGGCATCTTTGCTCCTGCAAAGCCTGTGAAGCTTTTCTGAATTCTTGCCCTGTTTGCACATCAATAAAGAAGGCTGTGATGGAGGTACTTACTTCCTAG
- the LOC131154583 gene encoding alpha-crystallin domain-containing protein 22.3, whose amino-acid sequence MAPPGRGRNEANDEEPQNHPQDILNVTPLNSMPYVGPPLSHPSNAPSPAVGDTRPAESSGPAMVFLPSHPEEEEWDKIVAATKWGVGLTGSAAMGKVGPTVGLVDIGECEDSYMFRVSLPGVASDENDFSFNIEPDGKVVIKGVTTTGERIVCKHSQIFEMQTQNMCPPGHFSVTFHLPGPVDKTQLSASFGIDGVLQGVVKKRK is encoded by the exons GGGAAGAAATGAGGCTAATGATGAAGAGCCCCAAAATCATCCTCAGGATATTCTTAATGTGACACCCCTCAATAGCATGCCATACGTTGGTCCACCCTTATCACATCCTAGTAATGCTCCATCACCAGCTGTAGGGGATACTAGGCCTGCTGAAAGTTCTGGGCCAGCTATGGTGTTTTTGCCTTCTCATCCAGAAGAGGAAGAGTGGGATAAGATCGTAGCTGCAACCAAATGGGGAGTAGGGCTCACTGGGAGTGCAGCGATGGGGAAGGTGGGACCAACTGTGGGATTGGTGGATATCGGTGAATGTGAGGATTCTTACATGTTCCGCGTATCCCTTCCTGGGGTGGCAAGTGATGAAA ATGACTTTAGTTTCAACATTGAACCAGATGGGAAAGTGGTGATTAAGGGAGTAACAACAACAGGTGAGAGAATAGTGTGCAAGCACTCTCAAATCTTTGAGATGCAAACACAGAATATGTGCCCACCAGGGCACTTTTCTGTCACATTTCATCTACCAGGTCCAGTTGACAAGACACAACTATCTGCTTCTTTTGGAATTGATGGGGTTCTTCAAGGAGTTGTGAAGAAGAGGAAATAA